A part of Melittangium boletus DSM 14713 genomic DNA contains:
- a CDS encoding AAA family ATPase, which produces MPLTPEIQEKLHIAFRPHAPIDNPDDFQGREVERERVESAIVAPGLHVVIFGERGAGKTSLANVATSKKNPIKVFCEKSFSFTALCRSVLLKFAEKDPNRFIFDAKTQNIRAGGINLDLSASNFSADDFRALLPVGPILIVVDEIDRIQDQDTISRLAELCKNLSTNRPDVKLVLIGVAETADEILRGHTSNVRNFRQIALERMSESELSKIIAHGELVLGLQFDGIVKKRLVEVSDKLPYYVHLIAVSTAEQALKRGSQRVEVADFELGIKIAARDCDAELSSTYEAAIPSVRESEIYRRIVWAVSEGNARVSPTAAITQKVNLIASKENDEPVTTQAVGAALKKLITADRRAILTKEQNGLYRFSNPLMRGYVRLIRETR; this is translated from the coding sequence ATGCCCCTTACACCTGAAATTCAAGAGAAGTTGCACATAGCGTTCCGTCCTCATGCACCCATAGACAATCCTGATGATTTCCAAGGCAGAGAAGTTGAACGTGAGCGCGTCGAAAGCGCGATTGTCGCACCAGGCCTTCATGTCGTCATTTTTGGCGAACGAGGGGCAGGAAAAACATCTCTTGCCAATGTGGCAACCTCCAAAAAAAACCCGATCAAGGTCTTTTGCGAGAAAAGCTTCTCATTTACCGCCCTTTGCAGGTCGGTTCTTCTGAAGTTCGCAGAAAAAGATCCCAACCGCTTTATATTTGACGCCAAAACTCAAAACATCAGAGCTGGAGGTATAAATCTCGATCTAAGCGCATCAAACTTCTCGGCAGACGATTTCCGAGCACTGCTTCCCGTAGGTCCCATCTTGATCGTCGTCGATGAAATCGACAGAATTCAAGATCAAGACACCATTTCCAGACTAGCCGAACTCTGCAAGAACCTCTCCACAAACAGACCAGACGTCAAACTCGTACTCATCGGGGTTGCTGAGACAGCAGACGAAATCCTTCGGGGACACACCTCAAACGTCAGAAATTTTCGACAAATAGCCTTGGAACGAATGTCCGAGAGCGAATTGTCAAAAATCATTGCACATGGAGAACTCGTCCTAGGCCTACAATTCGACGGCATCGTAAAAAAGCGCCTTGTCGAAGTTTCGGACAAGCTTCCATACTACGTCCATCTAATCGCCGTCAGCACTGCCGAGCAGGCGCTCAAACGAGGGTCCCAACGAGTGGAAGTAGCTGACTTTGAACTCGGAATCAAAATAGCGGCCCGAGATTGTGATGCCGAACTCAGCTCGACCTACGAAGCAGCAATCCCATCTGTCAGAGAATCAGAAATATACAGGAGAATTGTTTGGGCAGTATCGGAAGGCAACGCACGCGTCTCGCCGACAGCAGCAATAACTCAAAAGGTCAACTTGATTGCGTCAAAAGAAAACGATGAACCCGTGACGACGCAAGCCGTAGGCGCGGCACTGAAGAAATTAATTACCGCAGACAGGAGAGCGATCTTAACCAAAGAACAGAATGGCCTCTATCGTTTCAGCAATCCGCTAATGCGGGGTTACGTCCGCCTTATTCGTGAAACTCGATGA